Part of the Oscillibacter hominis genome is shown below.
GGTGTCCGCGATGGCCCAGGCAAGATCCAGCTTCATGGTGGCGCCGATCACCATAAAAATGCAGAAGATCACCTGGTAGGGCTTGATGATCCCCGGCCCGAACAGGTACTCGGCGCAGCGGGTCCCATACAGGCCCCAGCTGAGAGTGGTGGAGAGGGCGAACAGGGTCAGGCCGATGGCAACCAGTACGCCGGCCGTCCTTCCCCCAAAGCTGGTGGTAAAGGCGCTGATGGCCAGATCCGCCCCGATGTCGCTTTGTCCGTAGGGCACCTTCACACCGCTGCACAGTACGGTCAGCGCCGTCAGGGTACAGATGACGATGGTGTCGGCAAACACCTCAAAGATGCCAAACAAGCCCTGCTGTACGGCATTATTGGTGTCCGCCGCGGCGTGGGCGATGGGTGCGGAGCCAAGGCCCGCTTCGTTGGAGAAAAGGCCCCGTCCAACGCCGCTTTTAATCACCTGGGCAATCCCGGTTCCCAACACGCCGCCCATCACGGCATCAGGGTTGAAGGCGCCTTCAAAAATAGAGAGGAACACCGGACCGATGTGCTGGGCATGGGTAACGATCACATAGAGCGAACCGGCGATGTATATGAGCGCCATCACAGGCACCAGCTTTTCCGTCACGCTGCCGATGCGTTTCAGCCCTCCCAGATATACCAGCGCCGCGATGATGGCCACAAGGATACCCACACCCAGGTATAACAGCTTGAGTTCTTCCTTAGAAAGCCCGATAAACTGGGTGAGCGCGGTGCCGATGGTGGTGGCAATGGTGTTGACCTGTGTCATGTTCCCAATGCCGAACGCAGCCAGGCAGCCAAAAGTGGCAAAAATTGCCCCCAGCCATTTCCACCCGGTGCCCAGTCCGTTTTTGATGTAGTACATGGGCCCGCCCACCCAGTCGCCCTTCCGGTTCCTCTCCCGATAGGAGATGGCCAAGGTGACCTCGGAGAATTTGGTGCACATGCCGAACAGGGCCGAAATCCACATCCAGAATACCGCACCGGGTCCGCCCAGCGCAATCGCGCCGCAGACGCCTGCAATGTTTCCTGTGCCTACTGTGGCGGCCAGCGCGGTGGTCAACGCCTGGACCGGAGTGACCGAGCCCGGCTTGGCCTTTGTCTTCTGGAAGCATTTTCCCACCGTATTTTTCATGGCATAGCCAAATTTTCGAATTTGCAGAAAATCGGTGCGGATGGTGAAATACACACCTGTGCCAACAATCAAAATCATCATGGGGACGCCCCAGACAAAGCCATTGACAATGTCGTTGATACTTTGAATCAGGTCTGCCATATTTCTTTCCCCTCTCTGCAGTCTCCCGCTGGAACTGCTTACATGATAATACTGGTTTTATGAAATCTAATCAATAGTTCCTCCAGGTTTTGTAAAAATTTTATGCATATTTAACGATGTTTCTGGAAAATTATGACTTATTCCATCAACTGATTCCTGTCACCTGTTCCCCAACTGCCGACCGGCCCGAAGCATTTGCCGCTGTCTGTTCCCCATCTTCCACTTCCAGCCCATTCTATGCGGTTTTATATGATCTTGCCTGCCTTTAGGCCGCTTTTCTTCTTGCATTTTGCAGAGAAACTGACTACAATAAATAAATTAAGGAAGCTTATCATAAAAGGAAGGATCAACATGACAAAAATAGATATTATCTCCGGTTTTCTTGGTGCTGGAAAGACCACTTTCATCAAAAAGCTGCTGAAAGAGGCCTATCAGGGCGAAAAGCTGGTGCTGATTGAGAATGAATTCGGCGAGATCAGCATCGACGGCGGATTTTTGAAGGATTCCGGAGTCCAGATCTCCGAAATGTCCTCTGGCTGCATCTGCTGCTCACTGGTGGGAGATTTTGGCCAGGCGCTGGAGGATGTGCAGAAGCAGTTCACCCCCGACCGGATTCTCATTGAGCCCTCCGGCGTGGGCAAGCTCTCCGACGTGATCCGCGCAGTGGAGCAAGTAGCTGCAAAGGACCCGGAGCTGAAGCTCAACAGCTATGTGACCGTGGCGGATGTGACCAAGTGCAAGGTCTATATGAAAAACTTCGGCGAGTTCTTCAACAACCAGGTGGAGAGTGCCGGCACCATCGTCCTCAGCCGCACCCAGAAAGCCTCCCCCGAAAAGGTGGAGGCCGCCGTGGAACTGCTGCGCCAGCATAACCCCGACGCCACCATCATCACCACGCCCTGGGATCAGTTGGACGGCGCCCAGATCCTCAAGGCGGTGGAAAAGGGCTCCCAGTCCTTCCACGATCTTTTGGAGGAGCATCTCCATGAAGAGGAACACGAGTGCTGTGATCACGAGCACCATGACCACGAGTGCTGCGGCCATGACTATGACGGGCATGATGAACATCATCACGAGCATGACCATCACTGTCAGGACCACGACGGCCACGATCACCACGATCACGAGTGCTGCAGCCACGATCACCACCATCATCACGCCGACGAGGTGTTCACCAGCTGGGGCCGCGAGACGCCCAGGCAGTTCACCGAAGGAGAGGTGGGGCAGATTCTGACGGCCCTGGATTCTGGCAACTACGGCAAGGTCCTGCGGGCAAAGGGAATTGTCCCCACCCCTGACGGCCGCTGGATTCACTTTGATCACGTGCCGGAGGAACAGCAGGTCCGCTATGGCTCGGCGGAATATACCGGCCGGCTTTGTGTCATCGGCTCGGAGCTGAATGAGGCAAAGCTTGCCGAACTCTTTGGAATCTGATAGGGGATCACAATGGACATTCCTGTTTACCTGGTCGCCGGCTTTCTGGATGCCGGCAAAACGAGATTTATCAACGGCACGTTGGAAGATGGCTTTGCCCGGGAGGACCGCACGCTGCTCATCTGCTGCGAAGAGGGCGAGGAGGAGTATGAGAAGGCGGCCCTGGACAATGTCACGGTCGTCACGGTGGAGGAGCAGGAGGAACTGACCTGTTCTTTTCTAAAGGAGTGCGAAAAAAAATACGCCCCCCGTCAGGTGATGATTGAATACAATGGAATGTGGCCCATGGAGACGCTGTATCGGGACATCCTTCCGGCCAATTGGATTTTGTATCAGATCATGACCTTTATTGACGCTGCCACATTTGAGGTGTACGCAAAAAATATGGGACAGCTGATGATGGAGAAGATCACCAACGCGGACATGATCGTTTTCAACCGCTGCACGGAGGAGCTGCGCGCCTCGCTGCGCAGGCGGAACCTGCGCATGGTGAACCGCCGGGCGGACATCTATCTCGAAAATGTGGACGGCAGCAGCGAGGACTACCTGACCGGCGACGAGTGCCCCTTTGA
Proteins encoded:
- a CDS encoding CobW family GTP-binding protein, with protein sequence MTKIDIISGFLGAGKTTFIKKLLKEAYQGEKLVLIENEFGEISIDGGFLKDSGVQISEMSSGCICCSLVGDFGQALEDVQKQFTPDRILIEPSGVGKLSDVIRAVEQVAAKDPELKLNSYVTVADVTKCKVYMKNFGEFFNNQVESAGTIVLSRTQKASPEKVEAAVELLRQHNPDATIITTPWDQLDGAQILKAVEKGSQSFHDLLEEHLHEEEHECCDHEHHDHECCGHDYDGHDEHHHEHDHHCQDHDGHDHHDHECCSHDHHHHHADEVFTSWGRETPRQFTEGEVGQILTALDSGNYGKVLRAKGIVPTPDGRWIHFDHVPEEQQVRYGSAEYTGRLCVIGSELNEAKLAELFGI
- a CDS encoding alanine/glycine:cation symporter family protein, which produces MADLIQSINDIVNGFVWGVPMMILIVGTGVYFTIRTDFLQIRKFGYAMKNTVGKCFQKTKAKPGSVTPVQALTTALAATVGTGNIAGVCGAIALGGPGAVFWMWISALFGMCTKFSEVTLAISYRERNRKGDWVGGPMYYIKNGLGTGWKWLGAIFATFGCLAAFGIGNMTQVNTIATTIGTALTQFIGLSKEELKLLYLGVGILVAIIAALVYLGGLKRIGSVTEKLVPVMALIYIAGSLYVIVTHAQHIGPVFLSIFEGAFNPDAVMGGVLGTGIAQVIKSGVGRGLFSNEAGLGSAPIAHAAADTNNAVQQGLFGIFEVFADTIVICTLTALTVLCSGVKVPYGQSDIGADLAISAFTTSFGGRTAGVLVAIGLTLFALSTTLSWGLYGTRCAEYLFGPGIIKPYQVIFCIFMVIGATMKLDLAWAIADTLNGLMAIPNLIALLLLSPVVIKLTQDYFRKNR
- a CDS encoding TIGR03943 family putative permease subunit; amino-acid sequence: MDIPVYLVAGFLDAGKTRFINGTLEDGFAREDRTLLICCEEGEEEYEKAALDNVTVVTVEEQEELTCSFLKECEKKYAPRQVMIEYNGMWPMETLYRDILPANWILYQIMTFIDAATFEVYAKNMGQLMMEKITNADMIVFNRCTEELRASLRRRNLRMVNRRADIYLENVDGSSEDYLTGDECPFDLSQEVIDIPDDDFGVWYVDVMDHPERYDGKTVHLKAMMCHSKKLKGVSVPGRFAMVCCEKDVTFLGIVCKGDSLNAYENRDWIELTAQVKAEKHKAYRGMGPVLYAMAVAPCEKPEEEVVTF